A stretch of DNA from Toxotes jaculatrix isolate fToxJac2 chromosome 15, fToxJac2.pri, whole genome shotgun sequence:
ACATCACATCCTAGACTATGTTGCAGTTGAATTAGCTGTGTTGTACACTGAGGACAGTGGAGCATGCTGACACATATAAGGGATATTTTTGGtatcctgtctgtgtgtcctgggTATTCCAATTGGGGCCACATACTGAAATGGGAACACAGACAACTaaacagtgagaaaataaattgttaaaaaaaaaaaaaaaaaggaatctgCATGCACTCCTCTTCTAAACTGGTCTCTACATTTTTGATTAAGATTTCCACAGAGatgcaaaatatattttaatgtgtatatgtatatatatttgagTTGCataaaaaagaacagaagtTTCAGATGCTTTAGAGCATGGGTATGCTGATTATTTACTATATGACAGAATGGAGCTGGATTATTAAGGGTTTCCTCCTGGTTTTATGAATAAGCCACGTGGGCTGGAGGGTTCCTTCATGTGATTGGTTAGAATCTGCTGCAGTCTCAGGACTGTctgtgactctctctctcctcctctcgctctctttctctgtctgtctctcttacaGTATCTATTTACAGAACAAAAATggaggagaagcagacagaactgaccaaaaaaaaaaaaaaaaaattgtgactgaACGGGAGCAGGAGTGAAACagtttgagagagagactggaaaGAAAGTGGAATGGGGAcgcagagaaataaaacaaaacgagacaactggaaacagagggataGAGAGGAGACATACAAATagatttccatttatttaagTTACTGCCATCAGATATCAGTCTGATGATAAAGAAATAATATGATATTATGATAAATAGTATCAGTCCGTGATTAATTTCAAATCCGAAACAAGCATTTTAAAGGTGAAACTTCAGCCCCATTAAGTATTAACACTGTCCTTAGTTAATACGCCGTCCTAGTTGGACAGCACATTGTCATATATTCATTAATTTGCAGTATTTCACATTGTTGCAGATTACTAGTATTGCCTCTGTGAAACATGACATACTGGATTGTCACTGAATTAATTTTTCTAGAGGCATGAAAAAGTATATCACATGAATTTCTCTTCTGAATTTAAAACTAGCTGTAGTCACTGACATATGTTTCTAAATTTTGTGAGACATCCACACAGTTTCAACTTCCTGGTGAACTGCAGAATTCACACAGTAAAGACACTCACATCGTGATGGTCAAAATAGCTTTCTCCTTATATCTGTGTTTAGTTTACTTTTGGCCCGAGTGTTTACAGGTTGACTTCATGGCAGAGTACTGCAGCAGCGTTATGTAACAGCCTCCCAGTGCAGTGTTGTCAGCCTTCTCTTCGTTATTAAGATTCAACCCAGGTCTCTTGCATATCTTTCTGCCAGCCCACTTTCTGCAttcttctctgctgtgtctctatAGTAACGGGTAGGTAAGTGAATGAGAGCTGGACAAAGTGAGATGTGTGGGGCTGAGCGTGGGTTGAAAACACTGcgcaacacgcacacactgcagtgatcAATAGAAGACCATGCACTCGGTGTTTGTGAATGTCTGTCAGTGCAGGCATGTGTCCACATTCAGCcactctgtgttgtttctgtgttacCTCTGCTTTGGTATTGCTGTGTTTACCACTCTGCTGGATTTGTCTATCCGTCTCTGTCTATCAACAGTAATGAAAGATGAGAGGAATGGTACAAGAGTCCATCATATTCCGTTTTCTTCAATCCAGGATGAGATCACCCACGTTTCTGGAAACAGTAGATGATGTTtacctgcacagagacacatccagaatacacacacacacatacacacacacacacaaaaaatgttaattcaattttttcagtagattttattttcaattacaTAATATAGTGAAGTAATTTGAGTTTCTTCTTATATTTATCTCACAGCTTTTGTTATCTGTTACTTTTTCAGCTGTGatattatataaaaaaaatatatgcaatAGGTTTATGATAGGATGCATTactaaatatgtttatattttaattactGTTGAAGACTCAAATATTGCTACAAAAACTACATTGAACAGAGCagcaaagattagagaaaaaatctaatatataaacataaatttgttttgcagatgttttcttcttccttgttcCTGCTCCATTAATCATCTTATGTCTCCTCATACAatatttatcttgtgaccctttgGAGGGGCTCGACTTCTAGGCTGGGAACCAGTGGACTGAACTACCAAACTAAAACTAGCTCCATCTCAATTAACAACCGCTGTTTATACATTAATGCATCATCATTAACAATCTAATATTGTCATATTCAACAATATGCAGTATCagtcacagaggacattttactCCAGTACTTAATATTTTAACTATATTTATCTAGTTATATCTGTACTTCTCCTTAAGTGGGAAAAGTAGATTGCAGAACTTTTACTTGGAGTGTACTTTTTTACATTAATGTACTGATGCTTTTACTCAAccaaaggatctgaatacttccatCACTGATGACAGACTACGACAATAgaaatttagatttaaaaaaaaagtttttattgacTTGTAACTTAATTAAGATAACATGTTTACCAGTATGTATACAGTCcctattttaattatttttgtttactttcGACTGTCTTGGAGAGAAGTTCTCGCTGTGTTGTCAGCTTCCTCTGAATGGAAAAATCAGGACCAACTGTGGGAACACCCTATAGGGATTATGTCTATTTCGCTGTCCTCTTGCTACATAACCGTCCTACTAATCTCTTTAACTAGATTACTTCAGCGTCAAGTTGCAGTGAGAAGCAGTTGGTCGCCACACAGCAGCGTGACGTCAGGTTTCGCTGGGAATCTCGGCCACAGAATCTTTACTCACATCATTGTTCAGGAAATGAAGAGTGATAGGATTCATTTGCTGTTATGTTACACACTGTATATCTTACATAACTATACCCTGTCATGTCAATGTGGCACTTTTTGTATTTGAACTTAAGTTAGTATACAATATTTAATTACCTCCATCGTGGTATACTGATACCATTATTCACTGTACACCCACATGGTGTtcattgttattttcttttctttatttgccaGTGAATCATTTCACACTGCATGAATCTGCATGATAATTCATCCCTTTAATTTTACGTAACAGGCAAAATCCCACCCTGGATTTCAAAGTACAAAGGTGCTCCAATCTCAGACCATTATCTAAATTAACAAATTGTCATTTTAAGCAAATCATTTCTGGTTCTCTGTCTTCAAGCTTTAATAGATGCTGCATGTACAACACTTGCTAAATTTGACGCCATATGGCACCAAAATATTTCTTTCATGGTTGGGAGGTTAGGtgattctttctttttacttgtTACAACCTGACTTTCACTTAATTTATTTTCAAGTTTTAAATACACCACATTACTTTCTCAAGCTCAGTTTTAGCTtctttagatttaattttaatctTTAGTCCTAACCCACCCTCCCCAAAATAACACATCACTTTGCCAGCAATGGTGAAGTAACAGTGTCTTGACAGGAAAAATTATGTCTCCTCTCAGGTTTTGTCTTGATATGAataatttattgactttttttcatatcAGACACATTATGGATGAATAAATACAGATTATAACCATGATTACAGTAGGATCTggagttgtttttgtgcttttagcTGACAGAATGTAGGTCCAGACATGTGGGTGTCTGTGATAAAAGGATAAAATATATTGGAGAAAATCgctcttccttcttcctctcttcttttacCTCTTACCTTACCTCTTCGagtctctctcctttccccacagctctctctgcttcttATTCTCACGTCTATTTCAGAACCATGTAGGTGTAGTGTTCTAATTTAGCTGAGCCTTCATTACCACTCTCTCCAGCTGGAAGAATGACTCACTGACTGCAACACTTCACACAAAGCCACACAAAGCCCACTGACTGCCTTACCCTGTGTCCTTATAATAATAAAGTGCACTGTTGGGGACAGAGGGACCTAATTTCTTTTCACAGAATATGTGACTCATAGGTACCTGACAGaacaatgacaatgacattTGAGGCAATACAGTATTTGATTTTCCAACAGCACAGCTCATAGCTTGTGAATGCAACACAATGCAACAACCCACTCTCAGCTCAGAACTTCCCACCATCACCTTAACGCACCTCAGAGAAAGCTTCTGAAAACAAATCGCACaatcataattaaaaaaaaaaaaaaaagcagaccaCTACTTGTTCACTCTGATGCATTACTTCAAGTATTTTCTAATGTTTGTTAAGGTGATCTTTACATGATCTTTCCATGCtgacatcaactgaaatcactGGCTGccaagaaagaataaaaaacacattcagaaatgTCCAGATTTATGGTGATGTAAAAGAAACCATGTTTAAGCAGCTGATCTGAGTCACAAACACCATTTATTTTCAAGCTCCATCTCTAACATAAGTGCTGCTAAgtaacacaaatacaaagatgttcttctcttctttccttctcctcctcctcctccttttcttctagCTTGTCAGTCTTCTACGTGCATGCTGTTAATCCGGCGGCTTGCAGGGAAAACACCCACCTAGTTTGTTAtgcaagaagaagagagaggatgagTGCTGCTTAGCAGCAACAGTAGGCACAGCAAATTAATGTCGAGTAGCTGGCAGAGAAGATAGTGACGATTACAATGTTGTGGAAGTGACTCACTCCCTGTGGAGTTTCCACTATGTTATCATGAGAAATACATAGTGTCCAGGGTGTGAACAACACACCAAGATacacacctgtctctctctaatctccctgtgtgtgtgtgtctgtgagagagcgagagagagagagagattcagttGTCAATGGCGACCCCGTCTTTCCTATTGATatgctggacacacacacacactctctctctctctctctctctctctctctctctctctctctctctctctctctctctctctctctctcttctgtcacacacacatacatgcatacacacacacatcctgtttCTGAATCTTTGCTTTATATatgtcaagtcaattttatttacatagcaccgaatcataacagaagtttaTCTCAATGCACTTTTCTTATAGACCAGGTCTAGACTTTACGCTTTACAATGTTATTTgcagagacccaacatttcccTGGACTATGTCACATCTCCCATGTCCATTCCATTGTCTGAAAATATTCAGTGCAGACCTGCTTAAATCTGTTGACTTGCACTGTCACAAAATGAGGTTTAAGGTTAATCTGTTATTTGCAGATGCTTCTATGTTGTATTTTAGACCAACTCTGCTCCCACCTAGTTATGTAAACGCTGAAGTTGGTAGAGTTATGGCGCCCCCGTGTGGTTGGCAAGACTTAGTGTCATATTATGGCACAGCTCCGTGCTACATCAGATTAAGCAGCAGTAAACTGCTGAATAAAAAGTGCAATGCCCAACAAGCCATGAGCACTGCTGTATTCCAGTCCAATGTAACATAGCAAATATGATGTTGCTGCCTGTTTTACTGTAGATCTGTTGTTCCATGAGTCTTTTTCGTGAAGTGTTGCGACAGTGATTCGGAAGTGGATACAATATCTTTCAAAGACTTTTAAGCAGTGTGCTCAATTATGCTAAAACATCAAAATGCACAAGTACCGGTAATGACTGAGAATTCttcaaagattttattttattttgttttcaggcaAAATATTAtagttgttttgattttttttcccctcactatTACATAAGTTGCCTCCAGGAGTAATGTAGTGTATCAATAAGCCTCATTTTCATCGCCTGGCATCCAGATGTCAGTGGACATTTCACATTAAATCAGTTAAATGTTAGATGGATAGTTGgttcattcttttctttcctgtataGACAAACAGAATGAGTCACTAAAACTCTCCGTCAGGCCAAGTATGCATTTATATCTGAGCTTAAAGCAAGATTGTCAGTGTATGTAAATGAGGTGGTTTCTACTGGGAAATCATAACAGCCATGCTACTGTCCACCATGAGGGAACATTTCTGTGGCCTCTAATTTTGCCTTGTACCCTTCCTATCATCATAAtcactttatttattatcactTGAAGACTGTATCATGAATGAAAAATCCAATAAattttgagaaaacatttcacaacaaGGAGCACAACAGCACAGCTTGGATGTGAGCATGGATGGCACTGTGACACAAAAGCCTGCAGTGTTTACTGTGGTTTTCACTGATGAGGCAAAAGGAAATCAAGAAATGATTCAAAGACATTAGTGACAAAGAGGTTTGATCATAacagtctgttttttatttacttaatttgtttttcattggtACAGTTAGTTTAGCTATAGTATGAGCATTTGTGAACGAATGCACTGTAATTCACTTTAAAGTCACTAAAAAGCAGCAATAGCCTGAGCCTGTCCTCACCCTACACTATTTACAGAGTAGGCCAAGGATTCACAGTTTCTGTTACTATTCACGTTAGAGCCTACGTCACACAAATTACAGCCCAGTTCCTCTGaagaggttttattttttattgcaaGTGAGTCTAGTTGGGGttttttatatatctatatgaGAATTTTTATGAAGGACATGGTGTAACCGTGATCTGATTTCTACTGTAACCTAACAATAACCTGTTTATTTAAGGTGACTGATCTTTCAGGTGATGTAGTGGTGATGGTGATATTTAGTCAGTGAAAATTATGAAGTGTGAACTATTTCACTATACCACGAGATGGCGCCAGTAGTCCAGTAATGGCTGGCAATTTGCTCCCATGTTGGCGCAAACGCGCTCATTTGTATAGAAAAACAAACCCAGGGGACACGGAAGAATAGatgagaaacagcagaagaacCAAAAAGGATGAAAACAGATAGTTATAAAACAGAccacatgttttgttttttgttttttgttttttgtttttttttttgtttgttttcattttcattttaagtaATATTCTACAATTTGTTCTTTTGAAAAACCGGACTCCCACACGGAAACTATTGATCTACGATTAAATTTCACACATTGTGGTTAGAATTAGGAAATTCTACATTTGGGCTGTTTATGGGTTAAAATTCAATCAATATAATTACTGAAGTACCGTGCGTAAAGTTCAAACCTCTCTGCGAAATATGATTTGTGGATTTAATGTTTTGCTCGTGAAAATATGCCTTGGCCTACAGGTTGAAACGGGGTTAAAAAAATACACCTTTAAAAGCAGGTGTAAGATGTTGAAACAATTCTTGCGCGTCGTTTAAAAACGTGAATTCTTAACCCAATCGAATCAGTTTTAACCTAGAATATATTTTCACCTGCAAACTACCAAAACCGATCTTTCTGTCCCCTCGTTCATTGCTGTATCACTGGTGGTGTTAACATTCTTCCAGTCTGTCTAAGAGATGCGTTAAAAGTCAGTTGTAATGGTTGTTGATGTTACTCAGACTGTTGATGTTGTTGACACAGCTGATGTGGGACGGAGACACGGTGCCAAAGGGCCCCGGAGGCTGGAGGTTGTGGCTGTGATACAGAGCCGCCGGAGGTGAGCCAGGCCAGTAAGAGAAACCCGACGGCCCCACGCCGGGAGCCACGAGGTTCAGTTTGGAAATCCCGGAGAAGGGAATCGGGGAGAAGTTACCCTGAAACTTGTAGATGGCCTGCTCCGTAGTGGACGGCTGACACACCTGCGCCAAGCCGTGGAAATCAAACTTGTAGGCATATCTCTTGCCGTGGACTTTGGTCATGATGTTTTTGTCGTAGTAGTAGCGGAGCGCCCGGCTCAGCTTATCGTAGTTCATGTTGGGTTTGCTTTTGCGCTCCCCCCAGCGCCGGGCCACCTCGTCCGGGTCGATGAGCTTGAACTCGCCGTTGGTGCCCTCCCAGGCGATGCACGACATGTTGGTGCTGTCGGAGAGGAGCTCCAGCAGGAACTGCCAGAGCTGAATCTGCCCACTGCctgagattttaaaaagacCATG
This window harbors:
- the fev gene encoding protein FEV, which encodes MSCIAWEGTNGEFKLIDPDEVARRWGERKSKPNMNYDKLSRALRYYYDKNIMTKVHGKRYAYKFDFHGLAQVCQPSTTEQAIYKFQGNFSPIPFSGISKLNLVAPGVGPSGFSYWPGSPPAALYHSHNLQPPGPFGTVSPSHISCVNNINSLSNINNHYN